CTGGTGCAGGCACCCTACATGGATCCCGACTGGCTGGTCGGGCGCGTGCTGACCGGTGTGGGCGGTACGCTCATGTTTGTGGGCATCGCGCTATTCTTCGTGGTGATCATCATGACCATCTGGAAAGGTAAAGCAGGCGAAGCACCAGAAGATATTCCCTGGTCCGAAACGTTGATCGAACCTGCTAAAAATGGCTGGGCAACGCGTCTGGACCGGATCGGCTTCTGGGTGATCGTGGCAATCCTTCTGATCGTGATCGCCTACGGGCCGTTCTTTCTCAGTTACCTGCCACCCAACTACGTCTCACCGGGCTTCCGGATTTACTGAGGTAGATCTGGTAGTACGGAAGCGGGGTGGGCTATGGGCTCGCCCCGCTTTGTTTTAGACATACGGGTGAAAACTTGAGGATATACAGACATTCGGCGTGTTAGCATGGTATTCAATGGTATATTGCTTCGCAAAGTGCGCGTTATTGAACAGGTGGTTGCCGAGTTGCAATCGCTGGTGCCGCTTTCGGTCGAGCAATTGCAGACCGACTGGAAAATTCGGCGTGCGGTGGAGCGAAATTTCCAGATTGCCATTGAAGCCATGATCGATATTTGCCAGCGCATTCTGAGCGTGAAAGGCCAGACACCTGCATCGACTGCGGCCGAGGCGATAAAGCGCTGCGTGCAGCTGGAGGGACTTTCGAATGAACATCCTTACCGGCACATGGTGCAATTTCGAAATTTTATGGTGCATCAGTATGGGGAGGTAAGCCCCAACCTGCTAATTGATCTGGTCAATCAGCAGGTTGGCGATTTTCATCAGTTCGTTCGCAAAGTACAGGCCTATGTCACCGGTTGATTTCAAAGCCATCGAACAGGTGCTGGCACGTGATCCAAATGTGCTGGCTGGTTGGGTATTTGGTTCGGCACGGGAAGGCACGGTGCGTTCGGGCAGTGACCTGGACATCGGAGTGTTGGTGAAGAATCCACAGGCCTGGAATACGTTGGCCGAGCTGCGCGCCAGCCTACAGGAAGCCACCGGCATCGAGGCTATTGATCTGGTCGTGCTCAACGGGGCACACCCATTGCTGCAGTTTGAGGCGATTTCAGGCAGAGAGGTCTGGTGCCAAGACCGTGACCGCGTGGCTACTTTTGTCATGCACGTGGCTCGTGCCTGCGAGGATGCGCTGATCCTGCTGCAGCGGGGGCTCCGAATGAAGAAGGATGCGTAATGCCTCAGAGGCAGCAGGTACCCGTCATCGGGCAGGTGGGACGGGCTGATGTGGTGCAGATGGCCGCAGACAGTTGCAGCGGGCACTTCGTCGAAGGATATAGCGTTTTCTTTCGGCTTGCATAACTACGATCCGAGGAGCTGCGTACGAACCCATGGGGACCTATAAATCATCCGAACAGATCCGCCAGTCGTTTCTGGACTTCTTCCGGGAAAAGGGCCATGAGATTGTCCCGAGCGCGCCACTGGTGCCGCAGAATGATCCCACCCTGCTGTTTACCAATGCAGGGATGAATCAATTCAAAGATGTATTTCTGGGCACCGGTACTCGGCCTTATAAACGAGCGGCCAATACGCAGAAATGTCTGCGCGTATCGGGAAAGCATAACGATCTCGAAGAGGTGGGGCACGACACCTACCACCACACCTTCTTCGAGATGCTGGGCAACTGGAGCTTCGGCGATTACTTTAAGCGAGAAGCCATTCGATGGGCCTGGGAGTTGCTTGTGGAGCGCTGGGGCCTGGATCCCGACCGGCTCTATGCTACCGTTCACGAGGGAGATGAGACACTGGGGTTGGAGCCCGATACCGAGGCAGCCGAGCTCTGGAAGTCGGAAACGTCCATCGATCCCTCACACATCAAGTTCTGTCCGACCAAGGATAACTTCTGGATGATGGGCGATACGGGCCCATGTGGTCCCTGCAGCGAAATTCATATTGACCTGCGGCCTGATGAGGAGCGGCGGCGCGTGCCGGGGATCGAGCTGGTCAACGCCGATGATCCACGGGTAATCGAAATCTGGAATCTGGTTTTCATCCAGTATAATGCGCTGCCGGATGGGCGTCTGGAGCCGCTCCAGGCAAAGCACGTCGATACCGGTATGGGTCTGGAGCGCATTGTGGCCGTGCTTCAGGGAAAGACATCGAACTATGACACGGACCTGTTTGCCCCGATTCTGCAACGGGCGGCCGAGTTGTCACCACGCGATGAGGTGCGCGGCTACGACGACATCCGTGTCCCAGATGAACGAGAACGAGAGCGCATCCGGGTGGCGTTGCGCGTGGTAGCCGACCACATCCGGGCTATCGCCTTTGCGATTGCCGACGGCGTGGTACCGGGCAACACCGGTCGCGGCTATGTTATCCGGCGCATCCTGCGGCGGGCCGTGCGTTATGGCTATCAAACCCTGGGCTTTCGCGAACCTTTCCTCTACCGGCTTGTCGAGCCCCTGTCCTACAAAATGGGCCATGTTTTCCCGGAGATTGAGCGGCACCGTTCCTATGTGGAGCGCGTCATTCGTGCCGAAGAGGAAAGCTTCCTGGCCACGCTGGGCACCGGGCTGGCTTTCTTTGAACGCCTGCTACCTTACCTGAAGGCGGCTGCCGAGGGCCGTCCGATTGAGGCCATCCGGGCCGACCTGCTGCGTGACAGTCAGGCCCTTGATCTGCTGCAGAAAGCGTACGTGGACACCGCCGACCGTACTGCCATTGTCGAGGCCTTCCTGAAGAGTGCGGCGGAGAAAAATGTGCCCGGTGAGGTGGCTTTCCTGTTACACGACACCTATGGCTTTCCGATCGACCTGACGCAGCTTATGGCGCGCGAAGAAGGGCTGGGCGTCGATATGACACAGTATGAGGCCCTGATGCAACGCCAGCGCGAGCGGGCACGCGCTGCCTCTACCTTTGGCGCTGTCGTGCTGACGGCCGACGAAGAAGCATCCGGATGGCAACGTGTCAGCAAGGGCGAAGACTCCGTCTTTGTGGGCTACGACACGACGCGTGTTGAGGAGGCGCACATCCGCGCTGTGCGTACGGTCGAGACGCCCGAGGGTCCACGGCACGAACTGGTGCTCGACCAGACGCCCTTCTATGCGGAAAGTGGGGGGCAGGTAGGCGATACCGGTGTGTTGCACGTGGGGGACGAGGAGGTCCGTGTGCTTGATACGCAGAAGCTCAACAACCATATCGTGCACTATGTGGATCGGCTGCCCAAAGAACTGGAGGCACCGGTCGAAGCGGTGGTGGATGCGACGCGCCGCAAACGCATTGAGAAGCACCACACCGCTACCCACCTGCTGCATGCTGCACTGCGCGAAATCCTGGGAGCGCACGTGCAACAGAAGGGTTCGCTGGTGGCGCCCGATCGATTACGCTTTGACTTCAGCCACTTCGAACGTGTAACGCCCGAGCTGTTGCGTCAGATCGAAGCCCGTGTCAACGAGGTGATTCAGCGTAACGTGCCGCGTATCGAAGAGCGAGATGTACCTTTCGAAGAGGCCATTGCACGGGGGGCCATGGCGCTTTTCGGTGAAAAGTATGGAGATCGCGTGCGTGTGATCACTTTCGATCCGAACTTCTCGATGGAGCTCTGTGGGGGTACGCACGTGGCAGCAACGGGTGAGCTGGGGGTGTTCCGGATCATCTCGGAAGGATCAGTTGCTTCAGGCATTCGACGTGTGGAAGCCCTGGCCGGTCAGGATGCACTCGACTGGATCAACCAGCAGCTTTCCGAGCTGGAGCAGGCACGGGCGCAGTTCAAGAGCCTGCAGCGTTCGCTGGATGAAGAGATCGCAGCATTGGTCGAAGAGCAGCGTCGGCTGGAAAAGGAGCTGGCTGCACTTCGGCGGGAGCAGCAGAAGGCACGTCTGGCTACGCTGGTCGAACAGGCACATCGGGTGAACGGGTTGCGTGTAGTGACGGGCGAACTGGAGGCCCTTTCGATGGACGAGCTGCGTGAGCTGGCGCAAACGCTCAGAAGCCAGCTTGGCCGTGAAGGAGTCGCCGTGCTGGGCACCACCGATCCGAAAAAGCGAAAGGTATATCTGGCTGCGGCCGTGACCGACGACGTGGTAGCGCGTGGTCTGGAAGCCGGGCGGCTGGTTGGCGAAGTGGCTCGCATCGTAGGTGGCGGCGGAGGAGGACGCCCGACGCTGGCCACGGCCGGCGGACGCCAGCCCGAGCGGCTCCACGAGGCACTTGAAGCGGTGCCACGTCTGGTCCAGCAAATGGTCGATTAAGCATCCGCCCGGTATGTCCGGCCCCGCACCCGTCGATCTTATGCCGACGCTTGGCTATCTACCCTGCTGTGTGGAGGGGCCGGTCACTTGGCTGCCCAAAGCCGCTTATGCCCTTCGGATGTTGTTGCTGCCACTGGGGTGGGCACCGCGTTGGGTCGATCGCCTCACGCTGAAAGCTCTGGGTACAGGGATCTATTACGGTCCAGAAGCCCAGGGATGGCCGGCAGGCGTGCTATCTCTACCACTGCACGAAACAACGCTTACTTATTTTGCGGACAGGCGTCCCTATACCGCCGGACGTGTACGCTGGCGGTGGAACGGTACGGAGTTCTGGCCGGTCCTTTTTGGGAGTCCGGACGGGAGCACGGACGACCCGGTTGCTTCCGTGTTTTTCTGGCTCTCCGGCTGGCAGGAACACACGCAGCGCACGCGGGACGAGCATGGCCGCGTCCGCTATGCCGATACACTCCAGGCTGCGCTGGGGATTGCAACGCGGCCACCCGTCGAAGCAACACGCATGACCCTGGCCCGGGCGCTGGAGCAGTGCGATGTACGGGTGCGCCCTCGCCGATGGCACGACCGAACCTGGGCCTTCTGCC
The nucleotide sequence above comes from Rhodothermus sp.. Encoded proteins:
- the alaS gene encoding alanine--tRNA ligase, giving the protein MGTYKSSEQIRQSFLDFFREKGHEIVPSAPLVPQNDPTLLFTNAGMNQFKDVFLGTGTRPYKRAANTQKCLRVSGKHNDLEEVGHDTYHHTFFEMLGNWSFGDYFKREAIRWAWELLVERWGLDPDRLYATVHEGDETLGLEPDTEAAELWKSETSIDPSHIKFCPTKDNFWMMGDTGPCGPCSEIHIDLRPDEERRRVPGIELVNADDPRVIEIWNLVFIQYNALPDGRLEPLQAKHVDTGMGLERIVAVLQGKTSNYDTDLFAPILQRAAELSPRDEVRGYDDIRVPDERERERIRVALRVVADHIRAIAFAIADGVVPGNTGRGYVIRRILRRAVRYGYQTLGFREPFLYRLVEPLSYKMGHVFPEIERHRSYVERVIRAEEESFLATLGTGLAFFERLLPYLKAAAEGRPIEAIRADLLRDSQALDLLQKAYVDTADRTAIVEAFLKSAAEKNVPGEVAFLLHDTYGFPIDLTQLMAREEGLGVDMTQYEALMQRQRERARAASTFGAVVLTADEEASGWQRVSKGEDSVFVGYDTTRVEEAHIRAVRTVETPEGPRHELVLDQTPFYAESGGQVGDTGVLHVGDEEVRVLDTQKLNNHIVHYVDRLPKELEAPVEAVVDATRRKRIEKHHTATHLLHAALREILGAHVQQKGSLVAPDRLRFDFSHFERVTPELLRQIEARVNEVIQRNVPRIEERDVPFEEAIARGAMALFGEKYGDRVRVITFDPNFSMELCGGTHVAATGELGVFRIISEGSVASGIRRVEALAGQDALDWINQQLSELEQARAQFKSLQRSLDEEIAALVEEQRRLEKELAALRREQQKARLATLVEQAHRVNGLRVVTGELEALSMDELRELAQTLRSQLGREGVAVLGTTDPKKRKVYLAAAVTDDVVARGLEAGRLVGEVARIVGGGGGGRPTLATAGGRQPERLHEALEAVPRLVQQMVD
- a CDS encoding DUF86 domain-containing protein yields the protein MVFNGILLRKVRVIEQVVAELQSLVPLSVEQLQTDWKIRRAVERNFQIAIEAMIDICQRILSVKGQTPASTAAEAIKRCVQLEGLSNEHPYRHMVQFRNFMVHQYGEVSPNLLIDLVNQQVGDFHQFVRKVQAYVTG
- a CDS encoding nucleotidyltransferase domain-containing protein, with the protein product MSPVDFKAIEQVLARDPNVLAGWVFGSAREGTVRSGSDLDIGVLVKNPQAWNTLAELRASLQEATGIEAIDLVVLNGAHPLLQFEAISGREVWCQDRDRVATFVMHVARACEDALILLQRGLRMKKDA